One window of the Camelina sativa cultivar DH55 chromosome 1, Cs, whole genome shotgun sequence genome contains the following:
- the LOC104781776 gene encoding calmodulin-binding transcription activator 6-like: protein MDGDGSGRLIGSEIHGFHTLQDLDVQTTLEEAKSRWLRPNEIHAILSNPKYFTINVKPVNLPNSGRIILFDRKMLRNFRKDGHNWKKKKDGRTVKEAHEHLKVGNEERIHVYYAHGEDKTTFVRRCYWLLDKARENIVLVHYRDTQEAATSSGESNSSPISVSDQTFPNRVAPENIDFSIENSRYLASNNSPVVRNHDISLHDINTLDWDELLIPTDLNNLSAPTVDDLSYFTEPLQNAANSSAEPVNVTVADESLDALLNNGPQSRESFGRWMNSFIGESNDLLENPSFEPMVTHDPDPLAPQALFHSHSNIPEQVFNVTDVSPAWAYSSEKTKILVTGFLQNNYQHLERSNLFCTCGDSCVPAEYVQAGVYRCIIPPHSPGMVNLYLSVDGSKPISQCFRFEHRSVPVLDKTIPEDNQESKWEEFEFQVRLSHLLFTSSNKLNVLSSKISSTNLRDAKKLASKTSHLLNSWAYLLKSIQGNKVSFDQAKDHLFELTLKNRLKEWLMEKVLEGRSTLDYDSKGLCVIHLCAILGYTWSIQLFSLSGLSLNFRDKQGWTALHWAAYYGREKMVAALLSAGARPNLVTDPTKNNLDGCMASDLAQQNGYDGLAAYLAEKCLVAQFRDMKIAGNISGNLEACKAEMMNQGTLPEDEQSLKDALAAYRTAAEAAARIQGAFREKALKAARSSVIQFANKEEEAKSIIAAMKIQNAFRKYDTRRKIEAAYMIQCRFQTWKMRREYLKMRRQAIRIQAAFRGLQARRQYKKIVWSVGVLEKAVLRWRQKRKGFRGLQVAATEDSPGETEEDFYKTSQRQAEERLERSVVRVQAMFRSKKAQQDYRRMKLTHEETQLEYDCLEDI, encoded by the exons ATGGACGGAGATGGTTCAGGCAGGCTTATCGGCTCGGAGATTCATGGATTCCATACTTTACAAG ATCTTGATGTCCAGACAACGTTGGAGGAAGCAAAAAGCAGGTGGCTCCGGCCAAACGAGATCCATGCTATCCTCTCTAACCCTAAATACTTCACCATCAATGTCAAGCCGGTGAACTTACCCAata GTGGCAGAATTATATTGTTCGACCGTAAGATGTTGAGGAACTTCAGAAAGGATGGTCATAactggaaaaagaagaaagacggAAGGACAGTTAAAGAGGCTCACGAACACCtcaaa GTTGGTAACGAGGAAAGGATTCACGTATACTATGCCCATGGTGAAGATAAAACTACTTTTGTTCGGAGGTGTTACTGGTTACTGGATAA GGCTCGAGAGAATATCGTCCTTGTACATTACCGTGATACACAggag GCAGCTACATCATCGGGGGAGTCAAACTCTAGCCCTATCTCTGTCTCTGATCAGACATTCCCAAATCGCGTGGCACCTGAAAATATTGACTTTAGCATTGAGAACTCACGTTATCTAG CAAGCAACAACAGTCCAGTTGTTAGAAATCATGATATTAGCCTTCATGATATCAATACGCTTGATTGGGATGAGCTGCTGATACCAACCGATCTTAACAACCTATCTGCACCAACCGTAG ATGATCTGTCATACTTCACAGAACCACTCCAGAATGCTGCAAACAGCTCTGCAGAGCCTGTGAATGTGACAGTGGCTGATGAATCCCTTGATGCTTTGCTTAACAATGGTCCACAAAGTCGAGAGAGTTTTGGAAGGTGGATGAATTCGTTTATTGGCGAATCTAATGACTTGCTGGAGAATCCTTCCTTTGAACCCATGGTTACGCATGACCCGGATCCATTAGCTCCTCAAGCTTTATTTCATTCGCACTCCAACATACCTGAGCAAGTGTTTAACGTAACTGATGTTTCACCTGCTTGGGCCTATTCTTCAGAGAAAACAAAG ATTCTTGTAACTGGGTTCTTGCAAAACAATTATCAACATCTCGAAAGATCAAACCTGTTCTGCACTTGTGGTGACTCGTGTGTCCCTGCGGAATATGTCCAGGCGGGAGTCTACCGTTGCATCATACCTCCACACTCGCCTGGGATGGTAAACCTCTATCTTAGTGTAGACGGCAGCAAACCAATCAGCCAATGTTTCAGGTTCGAACACCGTTCAGTCCCGGTTCTTGATAAGACCATCCCTGAAGACAATCAAGAATCCAAATGGGAAGAATTTGAGTTCCAAGTCAGACTTTCTCATCTTCTGTTTACCTCTTCTAACAAACTCAACGTTCTCTCCAGCAAAATCTCATCTACTAACCTGCGAGATGCCAAGAAACTAGCTAGCAAAACATCCCATCTCTTAAACAGTTGGGCTTATCTACTCAAGTCAATCCAGGGGAATAAGGTGTCGTTTGATCAAGCGAAAGATCATCTCTTCGAGCTTACTCTGAAGAACAGGCTTAAGGAATGGCTTATGGAGAAAGTGCTCGAAGGTCGCAGCACACTGGATTATGACTCCAAAGGCCTCTGTGTGATCCACCTCTGTGCCATTCTTGGATACACTTGGTCGATCCAGCTATTCTCGTTATCAGGTTTGTCGTTGAACTTCCGTGATAAACAAGGTTGGACTGCTCTTCATTGGGCAGCATACTACGGAAG GGAGAAAATGGTGGCTGCTCTTCTCTCTGCTGGGGCGAGACCAAATCTGGTGACAGACCCGACAAAAAATAATCTTGACGGATGCATGGCGTCTGATTTGGCACAGCAAAATGGATATGACGGTTTAGCTGCATATCTTGCTGAGAAATGTTTGGTTGCTCAGTTTAGAGACATGAAAATTGCTGGAAACATCAGCGGCAATCTGGAGGCTTGCAAGGCGGAGATGATGAACCAAGGCACTCTCCCGGAAGATGAGCAGAGTCTCAAGGACGCTCTGGCGGCATACAGAACAGCTGCAGAAGCAGCGGCTCGGATTCAGGGTGCGTTTAGGGAAAAGGCGCTGAAGGCGGCACGGTCAAGCGTGATTCAGTTTgctaacaaagaagaagaggctaAGAGCATAATTGCAGCTATGAAGATTCAGAATGCGTTCCGGAAATATGATACGCGTAGGAAGATAGAAGCCGCTTACATGATTCAGTGCAGGTTCCAAACTTGGAAAATGAGAAGAGAGTATCTGAAGATGCGGCGTCAAGCAATTAGGATCCAG GCTGCTTTTAGGGGATTACAAGCACGGAGGCAGTACAAGAAGATCGTATGGTCGGTAGGAGTGTTGGAGAAGGCAGTTCTGAGGTggagacaaaagagaaaaggtttTAGAGGACTCCAGGTTGCAGCAACGGAGGATTCTCCAGGTGAGACAGAGGAAGATTTCTACAAGACGAGCCAGAGGCAAGCAGAGGAGAGGCTGGAGAGATCTGTAGTGCGAGTCCAAGCCATGTTCAGGTCTAAGAAGGCTCAACAGGATTACAGGAGGATGAAACTCACGCATGAAGAAACTCAG TTGGAGTACGATTGCCTTGAAGACATTTGA
- the LOC104781841 gene encoding universal stress protein PHOS32-like, with product MAESGGRRIGVAVDFSDCSKKALSWAIDNVVRDGDHLILITIAHDMHYEEGEMQLWETVGSPYIPLSEFSDAAVMKKYAVKPDAETLDILNTASRSKSITVVMKIYWGDPREKICAAAEQIPLSSLVMGNRGLGGLKRMIMGSVSNHVVNNVACPVTVVKGHI from the exons atggCGGAGAGTGGTGGACGGAGGATCGGAGTGGCGGTGGATTTCTCGGATTGTAGCAAGAAGGCTCTGAGCTGGGCGATCGATAACGTGGTTCGTGATGGCGATCATCTCATCCTCATCACTATAGCTCACGATATGCATTACGAGGAAGGCGAGATGCAGCTCTGGGAGACCGTTGGATCAC CTTATATTCCGCTGAGTGAATTCTCTGATGCTGCTGTGATGAAAAAGTATGCTGTGAAGCCAGATGCTGAAACCCTTGACATTCTCAACACTGCCTCTAGGAGTAAATCT ATTACAGTAGTGATGAAGATATACTGGGGAGATCCTCGTGAGAAGATTTGCGCAGCAGCTGAACAGATTCCCCTCTCAAGTCTTGTGATGGGTAACCGAGGCCTTGGTGGTCTTAAGAGGATGATCATGGGAAGCGTGAGCAACCATGTGGTGAACAACGTCGCATGCCCTGTGACCGTTGTGAAGGGTCACATCTGA
- the LOC109131201 gene encoding uncharacterized protein LOC109131201: MGSLKELVAFIIIMCATSVTTMTLAQNAMAPAPAPPSADNPNTTVVLHNGGSVPMVFHCMSLEVDFKTRIMMPGGTWSFEFLPSVSGDTKYACSFAWRLKYHLFRIYWQSRDQVSGPHGCKRCEWKLRPEGPCQINEKTGKIDHCPPWDSQLF; encoded by the coding sequence atgggttctCTAAAAGAACTTGTAGCCTTCATAATCATTATGTGTGCAACAAGTGTAACAACAATGACCCTCGCTCAAAACGCCATGGCTCCGGCTCCCGCTCCACCAAGTGCTGACAACCCAAATACAACAGTGGTGTTACATAACGGAGGTTCAGTGCCAATGGTGTTCCATTGTATGTCATTAGAGGTTGATTTTAAAACTCGGATAATGATGCCAGGTGGAACGTGGTCGTTCGAGTTCTTACCAAGTGTCTCTGGAGATACAAAGTACGCTTGCAGTTTTGCCTGGAGACTCAAGTACCATTTATTCCGTATCTACTGGCAAAGCAGAGACCAAGTATCTGGACCTCATGGTTGCAAAAGATGCGAATGGAAGTTACGCCCAGAAGGACCTTGCCAAATCAACGAAAAGACTGGAAAAATTGATCATTGTCCTCCTTGGGATTCTCAATTGTTTTGA
- the LOC104781785 gene encoding dihydrolipoyl dehydrogenase 1, chloroplastic-like, with the protein MQSAMTLSFSQTSSFTRPNHVFGSAASVFSTPKNFRFCGLRRGAFGFSPSNQLSLRSNRIRTQSSGLQVSASASSNGNGNGAPLKSFDYDLIIIGAGVGGHGAALHAVEKGLKTAIIEGDVVGGTCVNRGCVPSKALLAVSGRMRELQNEHHMKSFGLQVSAAGYDRQGIADHANNLATKIRNNLTNSMKALGVDILTGFGSVLGPQKVKYGKDNIITGKDIIIATGSVPFVPKGIEVDGKTVITSDHALKLESVPDWIAIVGSGYIGLEFSDVYTALGSEVTFIEALDQLMPGFDPEISKLAQRVLINPRKIDYHTGVFASKITPAKDGKPVLIELIDAKTKEPKDTLEVDAALIATGRAPFTNGLGLENVNVVTQRGFIPVDERMRVIDGNGTLVPNLYCIGDANGKLMLAHAASAQGISVVEQVSGRDHVLNHLSIPAACFTHPEISMVGLTEPQAKEKGEKAGFKVSVAKTSFKANTKALAENEGEGIAKMIYRPDNGEILGVHIFGLHAADLIHEASNAIALGTRIQDIKLAVHAHPTLSEVLDELFKAAKVESQATTRTGDAKIKLNMKQEDPRRGGDDERQPLVSEDLEDISTRPSSFFENIYVGVLSLLSRVFV; encoded by the exons ATGCAATCAGCTATGACGCTTTCGTTCTCCCAGACGTCGTCGTTTACAAGACCCAACCACGTGTTCGGATCAGCTGCTTCCGTTTTCTCTACGCCCAAGAATTTCCGTTTCTGTGGACTCCGCCGTGGAGCGTTTGGTTTCTCTCCGTCGAATCAGTTGTCTTTGCGCAGTAACCGAATCCGAACTCAGAGTAGTGGACTCCAAGTCTCTGCTTCTGCTTCGAGTAATGGTAATGGTAACGGTGCTCCTCTTAAATCTTTCGATTACGATTTGATCATCATCGGAGCTGGAGTTGGTGGCCACGGAGCTGCTTTGCACGCTGTTGAAAAG GGGCTTAAAACTGCCATCATTGAAGGAGATGTTGTTGGAGGGACTTGTGTTAACAGAGGATGTGTACCTTCTAAAGCTCTTCTTGCTGTTAGTGGTAGAATGCGTGAACTTCAGAACGAACATCACATGAAGTCCTTTGGTCTCCAG GTGTCAGCTGCTGGGTATGATCGTCAGGGTATTGCAGACCATGCTAATAACCTGGCTACCAAAATTCGAAACAATCTTACCAATTCTATGAAGGCACTTGGTGTTGATATATTGACAGGATTTGGCAGTGTTCTG GGACCACAAAAGGTTAAATATGGGAAGGACAATATTATCACTGGAAAGGATATAATCATTGCCACTGGATCTGTGCCGTTTGTTCCTAAAGGAATTGAAGTTGATG GAAAGACTGTTATCACCAGTGACCATGCCTTGAAATTGGAGTCTGTCCCTGATTGGATTGCAATTGTAGGAAGTGGTTATATTGGTCTTGAGTTCAGTGATGTTTACACAGCACTTGGAAGTGAG GTAACTTTTATTGAAGCATTGGATCAGCTAATGCCTGGATTTGATCCTGAGATTAGTAAGCTAGCTCAGAGGGTTTTGATAAATCCAAGAAAGATTGACTATCATACTGGAGTCTTTGCAAGCAAA ATTACTCCAGCAAAGGATGGGAAACCTGTTTTGATTGAGCTTATTGATGCCAAAACCAAGGAACCTAAGGATACTTTGGAG GTAGATGCTGCTCTTATTGCTACTGGAAGAGCTCCATTCACCAATGGACTTGGCTTGGAAAAT GTCAATGTTGTGACGCAGAGAGGCTTCATACCAGTTGATGAGCGAATGCGTGTAATCGATGGAAATGGGACTCTG GTTCCCAATTTGTACTGCATTGGTGATGCCAATGGTAAATTGATGCTTGCACATGCAGCCAGTGCTCAAGGAATATCTG TGGTCGAGCAAGTCAGCGGTAGAGATCATGTGCTTAATCATCTTAGCATCCCAGCTGCTTGCTTTACTCATCCTGAAATCAGTATGGTGGGATTGACAGAG CCTCAAGCGAAAGAAAAAGGTGAGAAGGCAGGATTTAAAGTAAGTGTGGCCAAGACAAGTTTCAAGGCTAACACAAAGGCCTTAGCTGAAAATGAAGGAGAAGGAATAGCAAAG ATGATATACCGACCTGACAACGGTGAAATCCTCGGAGTTCATATATTTGGACTGCATGCAGCTGATCTAATCCATGAAGCGTCCAACGCAATTGCTCTCGGAACACGCATTCAA GACATAAAATTGGCAGTTCATGCACATCCAACACTGTCTGAAGTCCTCGACGAACTGTTCAAAGCAGCCAAG GTTGAAAGTCAAGCTACGACAAGGACA GGAGATGCAAAGATAAAGCTAAACATGAAACAGGAGGATccaagaagaggaggagatgaTGAGAGACAACCTTTAGTGAGTGAAGACTTAGAAGATATATCTACAAggccttcttctttctttgagaaTATTTATGTTGGAGTCTTGTCTCTGCTTTCACGtgtatttgtttga
- the LOC104781831 gene encoding uncharacterized protein LOC104781831: MGDTNGASLIEIDGQEEVEDQFLAFIDYARTVISSEGDDDEEGESKKAPSEATTEDSGPGWGWVASRILKTCTAYSSGVTAAILLSDLSQAWHEQNKPGMSKKKPELIVQLKKSHKRRRLANTVTIDSIYEKKFLSMNSVLEVVIINADVLPGTNIFMLTLGDFWSSNTIDLYLHRRYYELVETPNGILGKGREILLTGCYLRTAREGFGTPRLLPTEYLVILLDEDQDDDAILIAAQFCSDTFSSVSLEAFNNGTSYSLYARIESIGPLESELKFSTAHRRQIELVDGDGDRLKFVLWGEQVIVANLLSVGSVLGLERPYISSLEESAVGGKDEFCLEYGSATHLYLVPLTLQEERVCVAFSQNQCQGSKLLGSGGVSQVTLPRDAEGSIDYSNYPFQTIITDIRDKTTGISLYGVVTDILCDDPNTTGVVFSLKIEDTTGAIWAKLHFTSYWSLGRLGVGHVVYVSGLSCKVTRENCLEVLWHEKDEKAAFVNLSCLPAFLTSSCLHKISTLSQISKQRKPAINICRVKLDEMDQCHNINTRLSHSVCGHFIDEESSSTSTSSHGGKLRCSFCGVSCTSNAGSEVVRTFHITITLADEETKLYAWCTGQSASAILQISADEFCDLPEDDQLMYPSSLENEWFLVTLANNGKRNSGSGLRLSHETEATYWEITRALKI; encoded by the exons ATGGGGGATACAAACGGAGCATCGCTCATTGAAATCGATGGCCAGGAAGAAGTCGAAGATCAATTTCTCGCGTTCATCGATTACGCCAGAACGGTGATTTCATCGGAAGGAGACGACGATGAGGAAGGTGAGAGCAAGAAGGCTCCTAGTGAAGCCACGACTGAGGATAGCGGTCcgggttggggttgggttgcCTCGCGTATTCTGAAAACTTGTACCGCTTATTCGAGCGGTGTCACTGCCGCGATTCTCTTGTCCGATCTTTCTCAG GCATGGCATGAGCAAAACAAACCAGGAATGTCAAAGAAGAAGCCAGAACTCATTGTTCAGTTGAAAAAGAgtcacaaaagaagaagactagCTAACACTGTGACTATAGACTCGATTTATGAGAAGAAATTTTTGTCCATGAACAGCGTTTTGGAAGTTGTTATTATTAATGCCGATGTTCTTCCCG GTACAAACATATTCATGCTTACACTAGGGGATTTTTGGAGCTCCAACACCATTGATCTCTATCTACATCGCAG GTATTATGAGTTGGTGGAAACACCAAATGGAATTCTTGGGAAAGGCAGAGAGATTTTGCTCACTGGGTGCTACCTTCGTACCGCGAGAGAAGGGTTTGGCACTCCACGGTTACTTCCAACAGAGTATCTTGTCATTTTGCTAGATGAG GACCAAGATGATGATGCAATCCTCATAGCAGCTCAATTTTGTTCCGATACTTTCTCATCTGTTTCTCTTGAAGCTTTCAACAATGGAACTTCATACTCTTTGTATGCTAG GATTGAATCTATAGGTCCTCTGGAATCTGAACTGAAGTTTAGTACTGCACATAGAAGGCAAATTGAACTTGTAGATGGTGACGGTGATAGGTTAAAATTTGTCTTGTGGGGAGAGCAAGTCATTGTGGCAAACCTTCTGAG TGTGGGAAGTGTGCTTGGGCTTGAGAGGCCTTATATTTCTAGCCTCGAAGAGAGTGCAGTGGGCGGAAaggatgagttttgccttgaaTATGGTAGTGCAACACATCTCTATCTAGTGCCGTTAACCTTACAAGAGGAACGG gtttgtGTAGCATTTTCCCAAAATCAGTGTCAAGGATCAAAATTGCTTGGTTCAGGCGGAGTTTCGCAGGTGACATTGCCTCGTGATGCCGAGGGGTCTATAGACTATAGTAACTATCCTTTTCAG ACGATTATAACGGACATTCGCGACAAAACCACTGGCATCAGTCTGTATGGTGTCGTAACAGATATCTTATGTGATGATCCAAATACCACAGGGGTGGTATTTTCTCTGAAAATTGAGGACACAACTGGTGCAATATGGGCAAAGCTCCATTTTACTAGTTACTG GTCGTTGGGAAGGTTAGGGGTTGGTCATGTCGTGTATGTGTCTGGGTTATCCTGCAAAGTCACAAGAGAGAATTG CCTTGAGGTGTTATGGCATGAGAAAGACGAGAAAGCTGCATTCGTCAACCTTAGCTGCTTGCCGGCATTTTTGACCTCTTCTTGTCTTCACAAAATCTCTACGCTCTCCCAaatttcaaaacagagaaaacctGCAATAAAC ATTTGTCGGGTTAAGCTGGATGAGATGGACCAATGCCATAACATCAACACCAGATTATCGCATAGCGTTTGTGGGCATTTCATAGATgaagaatcatcatcaacatcaacttCATCACATGGAGGGAAACTGCGATGTAGCTTCTGCGGAGTAAGCTGCACCAGTAACGCAGGGTCAGAAGTAGTGAGAACATTCCACATAACGATAACACTTGCGGATGAGGAAACCAAACTATACGCATGGTGTACGGGTCAATCCGCGTCAGCTATACTTCAGATATCTGCTGATGAATTCTGTGACCTCCCAGAG GATGATCAGCTAATGTATCCGTCATCATTGGAGAACGAGTGGTTCCTAGTGACATTAGCAAACAACGGTAAGCGGAATTCGGGTTCCGGCCTTCGGTTGTCTCATGAAACGGAGGCTACTTACTGGGAAATCACCCGCGCTCTCAAGATTTAA
- the LOC104781806 gene encoding DNA-directed RNA polymerases II, IV and V subunit 9A has protein sequence MSTMKFCRECNNILYPKEDKEQKILLYACRNCDHQEVADNSCVYRNEVHHSVSERTQILTDVASDPTLPRTKAVRCAKCQHSEAVFFQATARGEEGMTLFFVCCNPNCGHRWRE, from the exons ATGAGTACTATGAAGTTTTGCCgcgaatg TAATAACATTCTGTATCCTAAGGAGGACAAGGAGCAGAAGATCCTCCTCTACGCTTGCCGTAATTGTGATCACCAG GAAGTAGCTGATAATAGCTGTGTGTACAGAAACGAGGTTCATCACTCTGTAAGTGAACGAACTCAGATCCTAACAGATGTGGCTTCTGACCCTACTCTTCCCAGAACCAAGGCTGTGCGTTGTGCCAAGTGCCAGCATAGCGAGGCCGTCTTCTTCCAG GCTACGGCTAGAGGTGAAGAAGGAATGACATTGTTCTTTGTCTGCTGCAACCCGAATTGTGGTCATCGCTGGAGAGAGTAG
- the LOC104781821 gene encoding B3 domain-containing protein At3g17010-like has protein sequence MGWNTGFDRIKEERKNLGFFKIFQSADLSSEHMRAFPYNFMSKISKKDFSYKMVIRAQWGKSWNVEVSKNTRYYYIEKRGWDQFVSDNSLGRNEFITFIHKGKMIFNVHIYEQNCMEILIPRNLLSMGSSSGIKREEGDCSYKDVKKEDEEIDESPGRVEIKIRKKKTEETKTSKKKMLNKKVKNGMERGESSRGVELKGMKKKAEASISSKKNRKSKSKINKKVIDGVPEFEITIKKSYLKFLAIPKQFVDDHLPQKSKMFTIRHPNGKSWKVLCLVREIRTIFSGGYSKLAREFPISVGDKCTFKLIDTFEFVLDIPKKTREEIPFMID, from the exons atgGGTTGGAACACTGGTTTTGATCGGATTAAAGAAGAACGGAAGAACTTGGgtttcttcaagatctttcaGAGCGCAGATTTGTCCTCTGAGCACATG AGAGCGTTTCCGTACAACTTCATGAgcaaaatctccaagaaagaCTTCTCTTACAAGATGGTGATAAGAGCGCAATGGGGAAAGTCTTGGAATGTAGAAGTCTCCAAGAATACGAGATACTACTACATCGAGAAGCGTGGATGGGATCAGTTTGTGAGTGACAACTCTTTGGGAAGAAACGAGTTTATTACTTTCATTCACAAAGGGAAGATGATCTTTAATGTCCACATCTACGAGCAGAACTGCATGGAGATCCTCATACCTCGAAATCTCCTGTCAATGGGTTCTTCTA GTGGGatcaagagagaagaaggagattgcaGCTACAAAGATgtgaagaaggaagatgagGAAATAGATGAATCTCCTGGACGAGTTGAGATcaagataagaaagaagaaaactgaaGAGACCAAAACatccaagaagaagatgttgaacaAGAAAGTGAAGAATGGTATGGAAAGAGGTGAATCTTCGAGAGGAGTTGAGCTTAAAGGTATGAAGAAGAAAGCTGAGGCTTCCATATCATCAAAGAAGAATAGGAAGAGCAAGAGCAAGATCAACAAAAAGGTCATTGATGGTGTTCCAGAATTCGAAATCACCATTAAGAAATCATACCTCAAGTTCCTG GCAATcccaaaacagtttgtggatgaTCATCTCCCGCAGAAGTCTAAGATGTTCACGATTCGTCACCCAAATGGTAAGTCATGGAAGGTGCTTTGTTTGGTGAGGGAGATTCGGACAATCTTCTCAGGTGGATACTCGAAACTGGCTAGGGAGTTCCCTATATCGGTTGGTGACAAATGCACCTTCAAGCTCATTGACACCTTCGAGTTTGTGCTAGATATCCCCAAGAAGACTAGAGAGGAGATCCCCTTCATGATCGATTGA
- the LOC104781797 gene encoding bifunctional TENA-E protein — MEKRGVIDTWIDKHRSIYTAATRHAFVVSIRDGSVDLSSFRTWLGQDYLFVRGFVPFVASVLIRAGKESGESSDMEVVLGGMASLNDEIEWFKREASKWDVDFSTVVPQKANQEYTRFLEALMSSDVKYSVIMTAFWAIEAVYQESFAHCLEDGNKTPVELTGACHRWGNDGFKQYCSSVKNIAGRCLENASGEALAEAEDVFVRVIEHEVAFWEMSRGG, encoded by the exons ATGGAGAAGAGAGGGGTGATCGACACGTGGATTGATAAGCACCGTTCGATATACACGGCGGCTACACGTCATGCCTTCGTCGTCTCTATCCGCGACGGATCCGTTGATCTCTCGTCCTTCAGAACGTGGCTG GGGCAAGATTATCTGTTCGTGAGAGGATTCGTGCCGTTTGTAGCGAGTGTATTGATCAGAGCCGGCAAAGAATCCGGCGAGAGTTCCGATATGGAAGTGGTTCTTGGTGGTATGGCGTCGCTGAACGATGAAATCGAATGGTTTAAAAGAGAAGCATCGAAATGGGATGTTGATTTCTCTACCGTTGTGCCTCAAAAGGCTAATCAAGAATATACCAG GTTTCTGGAAGCTCTGATGAGTAGTGACGTGAAGTATTCAGTGATTATGACAGCTTTCTGGGCAATTGAAGCAGTGTATCAAGAGAGCTTTGCTCATTGTTTAGAGGACGGGAACAAAACTCCTGTTGAGCTTACAGGTGCTTGTCATCGGTGGGGCAATGACGGGTTTAAACAGTATTGTTCTTCTGTCAAGAACATTGCTGGACGGTGTCTGGAGAATGCCTCTGGTGAAGCTCTGGCCGAAGCTGAAGATGTGTTTGTACGTGTTATTGAACACGAGGTCGCGTTCTGGGAGATGAGCCGTGGAGGATAG
- the LOC104781812 gene encoding ubiquitin-conjugating enzyme E2 32-like, with protein sequence MADERYNRKNPAVKRILQEVKEMQANPSDDFMSLPLEENIFEWQFAIRGPGDTEFEGGIYHGRIQLPADYPFKPPSFMLLTPNGRFETNTKICLSISNYHPEHWQPSWSVRTALVALIAFMPTSPNGALGSVDYPKEERRTLAIKSREAPPKYGSPERQKIIDEIHHYILSKATVVPKAITLECNQTPSADTVAQSQTEPQEAITVVEELSIATTDTIVDEQIIEETPEAVTAAANVVPAAAANVVPAAAANVVPAAAALTAVEVADKASVSVEQTTVARRAAQKPVDDRLFTWAAVGLTIAIVVLLLKKFIRSSGYGAGFIDQS encoded by the exons ATGGCGGATGAGAGGTATAACCGAAAGAATCCGGCTGTGAAGAGGATTTTGCAGGAGGTTAAGGAGATGCAAGCTAATCCTTCTGATGATTTTATGTCTCTCCCTCTTGAG GAGAATATATTTGAATGGCAATTCGCTATCCGTGGTCCTGGTGATACTGAATTTGAGGGAGGGATTTATCATGGGAGAATTCAGCTGCCTGCAGATTACCCTTTCAAACCTCCTTCATTCATGTTATTGACC CCTAATGGTCGCTTTGAAACCAATACCAAGATTTGTTTGAGCATTTCAAATTACCACCCCGAGCATTGGCAACCTTCATGGAGTG TTCGGACTGCTTTGGTGGCTCTCATTGCATTCATGCCCACAAGTCCCAATGGAGCACTGGGCTCTGTAGATTATCCAAAGGAGGAGAGGCGTACACTAGCTATTAAATCGCGTGAGGCACCACCCAAGTATGGCTCTCCTGAACGGCAAAAAATTATTGATGAG ATTCATCACTACATTCTTAGCAAAGCAACCGTGGTTCCAAAAGCCATTACTCTGGAATGTAACCAAACACCGTCCGCTGACACAGTAGCTCAGTCCCAAACTGAGCCACAGGAAGCCATAACGGTAGTGGAAGAGCTATCCATCGCTACAACAGACACCATAGTTGATGAACAAATCATAGAAGAGACACCTGAAGCAGTCACTGCAGCAGCTAATGTGGTTCCTGCTGCAGCAGCTAATGTGGTTCCTGCTGCAGCAGCTAATGTGGTTCCTGCTGCAGCAGCATTGACAGCGGTTGAAGTTGCAGACAAAGCTTCTGTAAGTGTTGAGCAAACAACGGTGGCCAGAAGAGCGGCTCAGAAGCCAGTCGATGACAGACTGTTCACGTGGGCGGCGGTTGGGCTCACAATCGCAATCGTGGTTCTTCTCCTGAAGAAGTTCATACGATCAAGTGGTTACGGTGCTGGGTTTATAGATCAGTCCTGA